From Panthera tigris isolate Pti1 chromosome B4, P.tigris_Pti1_mat1.1, whole genome shotgun sequence:
ATGTGATGTTGACATGCCTCCATTAAGACACAGGGTTTATGTTCTCTTTCATTAAGCTTGGGCAGAGTTTTCAAACTGCCTCAACCAACAGAATGCAGAAACAATACAGGATAATTTCCAAGACTAAGTCAGTTAAGGCCACATGGCTTTCTGCCTGGTGCTTTCTCTTACAGCACTTGCCTGAAGCAGTGCAGGCCACTGGAGGGTGTACCAGCCCAAAGCCCCAGCTGTGCTCCCTGGTGACATCCAGCACCTGCTGCCAGATACCAAATGAACAAGTCTTCAGATGATTCTGGTATCCAGCCTTTGAGTCTCCGACCTGACATTCTAGAGCCGAGATAAGCTAGTCTGACTATGACTTGCCTAAACTCCTGACCCAtaagaactgagaaataaatgcttgttgttttaAGACCCTAacttttagggttatttgttacAGTCACCGTAACTAGGACAGACGCTTTCAGATCACTGACTGTTTTACAaacagatattcaataaatatttgtgtaattgCCAagccaaataaaataacatgttgaCTTAGCTTACCATTCAGGGGGGACCATGCTTCCATCCACATCCCAAAACGTGTTCTTGCCATTCATTTCAGTTGTATATATAACCCATCGGTGACGACCTGAGTGGAAAGATCAACATTTGTAAAGATGTGAGGAAATAAacacaaccttaaaaaaaaaaaaaaaagtataattctatatcaaagaagactttttttttttaataagagactTTTATGTGCTTTCACATAAAAGAAACGTTAAAGGAATAGCACCCCGGGTATATCAGTGAGGACAAGCCTCAGGAAGTGTATCGCGAGCTTTCATCAATAGCCCGGCAGCTGCCAGAGCAAAATCCCTACACTGGGACTCAGCCTCACTCTATGGGTGGGACTCAGGCATTTCCCACAGTGGAGAACTCTTGCTTCTCCCCCTGTACCGCTGCCAAGGGAGAAAGTAAAGGAATGTGTTTCCAACTGTTAAGGGTATTCAGGAAATAAACTGTTCTTCCTGAGACTGGGGCAGGAGAAATGTATTCACAGCAATCATACTTGAATTATatgtttccatataaatatttttaaatgaccaccAGAGATCCTCTTGGAAACTGGTGATCACACATAATAAGCAAACATTATAAATGATGGTTAGATAAATAGGATAGCTCCTGTCACCAAAACAGTATGgctgcatttttttatttaacaaatttctgTGAAATAGTTGGGGATCTAACTACAATTTACACAACTGTTTCTTGGagcaccttggtggttcagtcagttaagagtcttaattttaaggctcaggtcatgatttcatggttagtaagttcaagcctcacactgggctctgcactgacagcatggagcctgcttgggattctgtctccctctctctgcctctctcctgtgtactatctctctctcaaaataaatttcaaaaataaactttaaataaataaataaataaataaataaataactatttctATTGGGTCCTTAAGTTGAGCATCAACCTGGATTCTAATCAATACTCTGTCActtattattaatgagttttaGGCAAATtttatgagcctcagtttttttacCTATCAAAAGTGGATGAATACAGGGcagttggctggctcagtcagtacagcatgagactcttgaactcagagttgtgagtttgagccccatgatgggcacagagcttaccttaaaaaaaaaaaaaaaaaaaaaaaaaaaaaagtgggagggtgctgcctggctggctgagttggtagagcatgggactcttgatctcagggttttaagttcaagATCCTCACTGGATGTAGAggttattgaaaaataaaatctttaggagcaaccgggtggctcagttgcttaagcgtccaactcttggtttcagctcaagtcatgatctcatggttcacgggtttgagccctgagtccagctctgtgctgacagggcacagcctgcttgggattctctctctccctctctctctctgcctgtccatcccctgcttgaataaataaaaaacattaaaaaaatctttaagaaaatgttttttaaaaaaatcttaaaaaacaaaagtagaggATTATACTTACATCTTAAGGTtgctatgaaaattaaatatcacACAGACACCTAGTTTAGCATTGGGCAAAAAAGCGCATAATATTAATTCCTTCCACCCCTCCCTTATTGCCCCTAACCCCACAAATAGAAAATACTGAATTCATCCCTATAATGGGTTTTAAGgcaataaacaaaaagcaatctGCATTTACTTTACAGAATTTTCCTGGGTAAATACATAATCAACAAACATCAAGGAATGCTATTTAAATATGAccttctcagggcgcctgggtggctcagtcagttaagtgtccaacttcagctcaggtcatgatctcacagtttgtcagttcaagcccccaatctggctctctgctgtcagcgcagagcccacttctatccccctctctgcccctttccagatcatgcttgtgcacatgctctctctctctcaaaagtaaataaacattttaaaaagataaaaataggtgcacctgggtggctcagttggttaggcgtccgactttggctcacgttatggtctcacggctcatgagttcagaccccgcatcaggctctatactgacagctcagagcctggaacctgcttcagattctgggtctccctctctctgcccctccccactcatgctctgtctgtctctctcgcaaaaataaataaacatgaaaaaaaaagtcttgttaaaaaagatcaaaataaatgtGACCTTATCTATTAAAGGAAATACAGATTTCAAGCGCAACTAAGAGCCTCTGGGGCCCATGCCTTTGAGGGCGCTCCTCTAGCATGCCTGAGCCTCTCCTGGAAGCCACTAGGTTGCTTCTACACCATCCTGGAGCCTTCTCCCAAGCCCTGGATCAAATGGAAACAATAGAGCtttctgcagaaaaaaataaaatttcaagatttGCTTCTTCCATTAGAGAAATCAATTTTGAGAATAAGTAACTAATAGTAAAGTGTAATCCAACGAGGCAGGGGAATGGGAATGTGAAGGCACATGGAGAAACCTTGGAAAAGATTTCACAGTTAGGCCATGATGACAGAGAAGAGCCTTAACAATCTCACAATAtatacatcaaaattttaaatgtgcatacttagactcagcaattccactcctaggaatttattcttggaatatttaaacaaatgaatgtggATGTAGTTACCAGCAagtcactgcagcattgtttctAATAGCAAAAGGTTGAAGGCAATcaatctaaatgtctatcaatagtgaagtgtttgaaaaaataaCGATTCTTCCATACAGCTGAGAACTGTGTTGCTATTAAAATGAATGTTgctggacgcctgggtggctcagtcggttgagcactggactttggctcaggtcatgatctcacagtctgtgagttcaagcccagcgtcgggctttgccctgacagtgaggagcctgtttggaactctctgtcccaatctctctccacccctcccctactcactctctctctctcaaacaaaaaccaacattaaaaaaaaaaaaaaaaaaaaaagaatgctaaattttttttaaatgaaaaaacacaaacaaatatcCAAAGAATGCTGTAGATATAGCCAACTTAGTAATATGGAGAAATGGgccattatttttaagtaaaaatatttctgtttacacacaacatacataatcccatgaaattaaaaagaaagtgtatgTTGGTTTATACACTCATTAAAGAAGCTCCTAGTATAGGAATTTCTATATTATAGAAAACAGAGTCAAATCCAGTCTCAATCTCACTCCCATTATTTATATCAAAAAGTATTGTACTCACCAAAAAATTGCTTGTTGTCCTCATagtatttgtttccatatttgtcTTCCCCCACTAATGTACCAACCCTCACATCATTTGCCCTGttaatatcaaaagaaaacatattttagaatgaTTCTTTgttcaaaacacaaaatacagtGAGTATAACAACTTTCAGTCGGTCAAGGCTGCTGCACCAacgagaaaaatgaagaaatctggGGATGGTCACTAGTTGTTCACTTCTAGCCTTCATCTCCAGGATTAAGCCACCCACTGTTGAAGAATCAAGCTTTCAGGTAAGAGCTCTAGAATCCCTACTCATGTGGCCCCCAGCACCACGTAGACAGGTAAGACAGATCAAAAAAGACAGATCGACTCAACCGATATGCTTAAATTACACTAAATATACAGACGCAATATCTTCAAGTTACAAGACTACTTTTATCTATTATCCCTACTAGACCTTCAGGACTGGAGTTAGCAAAAACCCTCAGGAAATCAGGAGGCCAAAGTATTTCATCTGAAAATGATTCGAATGTCTCCAGGCTTTCATTCGATTGTGGGTCTCCAATTCGGTTTCCGCGAACAATGTTGCTCCCCCAATTCAAACAATGTGAGGACTAGCAGGGACCATTATGATCTTAACTGCACAGAGGAAACTGAAGGCCAGTGAAGGGaaaaactttcccaaggtcacactgtgAATACTGGACAAAGCTCACTCCTCTCCAGGAAGCCGGCCGGGCAGCCCACACGCCCTCGACTCTTACAGCTCGGTCTCTAAACCTGGTTTTGATCTTGTCTCAAGGAGAcagctccctcccccccccacccccacaacacaCACTTCGTCTTGGGGAAGCCGGGTAGAGACTGGGTGGATTGTCCTTGACAAAAATTGCGAATTCTCCAAGGGGACCCAAGCCCAGGACTCTTTCCAAGAAACCAGCTAACTCAAGTCCAGTCCCGGAGGCCAAGAGCATGGCTCTGGCCACCCACCTGAAGAAAACTCGTAGATAGCCGCGGAGGCCACCGTGGCCGCTGAGCTGCTGCAGCCCGCGTTTCAGGACCTGCAGGAACTCCATCTTGTCCCGTAGGACCAGCCCCCCGGGTGCTACGCTCAAAGTGCACCGGGAGGAAGCGAACACTGCAGCACTGTACGGACCACAAAAAATTCCGACTCGCGCACGCGCGCGAGATACGCAGAGATGGTTCTACGCATGTGCGGGGTTGGCGCCCCTCTGCGCGATCACTTTACGGTTTCCGGGAAAACGCTCGGCCAGTTTCCCCGGGAAGCAAAGGCGCGATGAACTTTGAACAGCCGTCGGGGTCTTTATTTAGAGCGCGGGGCAGCTGGTGGTGAGCTCATGTAGACTAGGCTTCCGCAGATGGAGGTTCTTTCTAtggggacctcagtttcctcatctaaaaggATTGGCTCAGGCTACTTCAGAAATTCTAGCGCaaagattcttaattttttttaatgtttatttatttttgacacagagagagacagagcatgaacgggggaggggcagagagagcgggagacacagaatcctaagcaggctccag
This genomic window contains:
- the NDUFA12 gene encoding NADH dehydrogenase [ubiquinone] 1 alpha subcomplex subunit 12, coding for MEFLQVLKRGLQQLSGHGGLRGYLRVFFRANDVRVGTLVGEDKYGNKYYEDNKQFFGRHRWVIYTTEMNGKNTFWDVDGSMVPPEWHRWLHSMTDDPPTTKPPTARKFIWTNHKFNVSGTPEQYVPYSTTRKKIQEWVPPSTPYK